A single window of Oncorhynchus keta strain PuntledgeMale-10-30-2019 chromosome 34, Oket_V2, whole genome shotgun sequence DNA harbors:
- the LOC127915277 gene encoding uncharacterized protein PF3D7_1120000-like isoform X4 has translation MGSTWRENERERMSNVRRSWGTEDRTEREIKKERMSNVRRSWGTEDRTEREIKKERMSNVRRSWGTEDRTERESKKERMSNVRRSWGTEDRTERESKKERMSNVRRSWGTEDRTEREIKKERMSNVRRSWGTEDRTEREIKKERMSNVRRSWGTEDRTERESKKERMSNVRRSWGTEDRTERESKKERMSNVRRSWGTEDRTEREIKKERMSNVRRSWGTEDRTEREIKKERMSNVRRSWGTEDRTEREIKKERVSNVRRSWGTEDRTERENKKERLSNVRRSWGTEDRTEREIKKERMSNVRRSWGTEDRTEREIKKERMSNVRRSWGTEDRTEREIKKERMSNVRRSWGTEDRTEREIKKERMSNVRRSWGTEDRTEREIKKERMSNVRRSWGTEDRTEREIKKERMSNVRRSWGTEDRTEREIKKERMSNVRRSWGTEDRTERESKKERMSNVRRSWGTEDRTEREIKKERMSNVRRSWGTEDRTEREIKKERMSNVRRSWGTEDRTEREIKKERMSNVRRSWGTEDRTEREIKKERMSNVRRSWGTEDRTEREIKKERMSNVRRSWGTEDRTEREIKKERMSNVRRSWGTEDRTERESKKERMSNVRRSWGTEDRTERESKKERMSNVRRSWGTEDRTERESKKERMSNVRRSWGTEDRTEREIKKERMSNVRRSWGTEDRTERESKKERMSNVRRSWGTEDRTEREIKKERMSNVRRSWGTEDRTEREIKKERMSNVRRSWGTEDRTESEIKKERMSNVRRSWGTEDRTERESKKERMSNVRRSWGTEDRTERESKKERMSNVRRSWGTEDRTERESKKERMSNVRRSWGTEDRTEREIKKERMSNVRRSWGTEDRTERESKKERMSNVRRSWGTEDRTERESKKERMSNVRRSWGTEDRTERESKKERMSNVRRSWGTEDRTERESKKERMSNVRRSWGTEDRTERESKKERMSNVRRSWGTEDRTERESKKERVSNVRRSWGTEDRTERESKKERMSNVRRSWGTEDRTEREIKKERMSNVRRSWGTEDRTERESKKERMSNVRRSWGTEDRTERESKKERMSNVRRSWGTEDRTERESKKERMSNVRRSWGTEDRTERESKKERMSNVRRSWGTEDRTERESKKERMSNVRRSWATEDRTERESKKG, from the exons ATGGGAAGCActtggagagagaatgagagggagaggatgagtaacgtgaggaggtcgtggggaacagaagacaggacagaaagagagattaaaaaggagaggatgagtaacgtgaggag GTCGTGGGGAAcagaagacaggacagaaagagagattaaaaaggagaggatgagtaacgtgaggaggtcgtggggaacagaagacaggacagaaagagagagtaaaaaggagaggatgagtaacgtgaggaggtcgtggggaacagaagacaggacagaaagagagagtaaaaaggagaggatgagtaacgtgaggag gtcgtggggaacagaagacaggacagaaagagagattaaaaaggagaggatgagtaacgtgaggaggtcgtggggaacagaagacaggacagaaagagagattaaaaaggagaggatgagtaacgtgaggaggtcgtggggaacagaagacaggacagaaagagagagtaaaaaggagaggatgagtaacgtgaggag gtcgtggggaacagaagacaggacagaaagagagagtaaaaaggagaggatgagtaacgtgaggag gtcgtggggaacagaagacaggacagaaagagagattaaaaaggagaggatgagtaacgtgaggag GTCGTGGGGAAcagaagacaggacagaaagagagattaaaaaggagaggatgagtaacgtgaggaggtcgtggggaacagaagacaggacagaaagagagattaaaAAGGAGAGGGTGAGTAACGTGAGGAGGTCGTGGGGAAcagaagacaggacagaaagagagaataaaAAGGAGAGGTTGAGTAACGTGAGGAGGTCGTGGGGGAcagaagacaggacagaaagagagattaaaaaggagaggatgagtaacgtgaggaggtcgtggggaacagaagacaggacagaaagagagattaaaaaggagaggatgagtaacgtgaggaggtcgtggggaacagaagacaggacagaaagagagattaaaaaggagaggatgagtaacgtgaggaggtcgtggggaacagaagacaggacagaaagagagattaaaaaggagaggatgagtaacgtgaggaggtcgtggggaacagaagacaggacagaaagagagattaaaaaggagaggatgagtaacgtgaggaggtcgtggggaacagaagacaggacagaaagagagattaaaaaggagaggatgagtaacgtgaggag gtcgtggggaacagaagacaggacagaaagagagattaaaaaggagaggatgagtaacgtgaggaggtcgtggggaacagaagacaggacagaaagagagagtaaaaaggagaggatgagtaacgtgaggaggtcgtggggaacagaagacaggacagaaagagagattaaaaaggagaggatgagtaacgtgaggaggtcgtggggaacagaagacaggacagaaagagagattaaaaaggagaggatgagtaacgtgaggaggtcgtggggaacagaagacaggacagaaagagagattaaaaaggagaggatgagtaacgtgaggag gtcgtggggaacagaagacaggacagaaagagagattaaaaaggagaggatgagtaacgtgaggaggtcgtggggaacagaagacaggacagaaagagagattaaaaaggagaggatgagtaacgtgaggaggtcgtggggaacagaagacaggacagaaagagagattaaaaaggagaggatgagtaacgtgaggaggtcgtggggaacagaagacaggacagaaagagagagtaaaaaggagaggatgagtaacgtgaggaggtcgtggggaacagaagacaggacagaaagagagagtaaaaaggagaggatgagtaacgtgaggaggtcgtgggggacagaagacaggacagaaagagagagtaaaaaggagaggatgagtaacgtgaggaggtcgtggggaacagaagacaggacagaaagagagattaaaaaggagaggatgagtaacgtgaggaggtcgtggggaacagaagacaggacagaaagagagagtaaaaaggagaggatgagtaacgtgaggaggtcgtggggaacagaagacaggacagaaagagagattaaaaaggagaggatgagtaacgtgaggaggtcgtggggaacagaagacaggacagaaagagagattaaaaaggagaggatgagtaacgtgaggaggtcgtggggaacagaagacaggacagaaagcGAGATTAAAAAGGAGAGGATGAGTAACGTGAGGAGGTCGTGGGGAAcagaagacaggacagaaagagagagtaaaaaggagaggatgagtaacgtgaggaggtcgtggggaacagaagacaggacagaaagagagagtaaaaaggagaggatgagtaacgtgaggaggtcgtgggggacagaagacaggacagaaagagagagtaaaaaggagaggatgagtaacgtgaggaggtcgtggggaacagaagacaggacagaaagagagattaaaaaggagaggatgagtaacgtgaggaggtcgtggggaacagaagacaggacagaaagagagagtaaaaaggagaggatgagtaacgtgaggaggtcgtggggaacagaagacaggacagaaagagagagtaaaaaggagaggatgagtaacgtgaggag gtcgtggggaacagaagacaggacagaaagagagagtaaaaaggagaggatgagtaacgtgaggaggtcgtgggggacagaagacaggacagaaagagagagtaaaaaggagaggatgagtaacgtgaggag gtcgtggggaacagaagacaggacagaaagagagagtaaaaaggagaggatgagtaacgtgaggaggtcgtggggaacagaagacaggacagaaagagagagtaaaaagGAGAGGGTGAGTAACGTGAGGAGGTCGTGGGGAAcagaagacaggacagaaagagagagtaaaaaggagaggatgagtaacgtgaggaggtcgtggggaacagaagacaggacagaaagagagattaaaaaggagaggatgagtaacgtgaggaggtcgtggggaacagaagacaggacagaaagagagagtaaaaaggagaggatgagtaacgtgaggaggtcgtggggaacagaagacaggacagaaagagagagtaaaaaggagaggatgagtaacgtgaggaggtcgtggggaacagaagacaggacagaaagagagagtaaaaaggagaggatgagtaacgtgaggaggtcgtggggaacagaagacaggacagaaagagagagtaaaaaggagaggatgagtaacgtgaggaggtcgtggggaacagaagacaggacagaaagagagagtaaaaaggagaggatgagtaacgtgaggaggtcgtgggcaacagaagacaggacagaaagagagagtaaaaagGGATAG
- the LOC127915277 gene encoding general transcriptional corepressor trfA-like isoform X24, which produces MGSTWRENERERMSNVRRSWGTEDRTEREIKKERMSNVRRSWGTEDRTEREIKKERMSNVRRSWGTEDRTERESKKERMSNVRRSWGTEDRTERESKKERMSNVRRSWGTEDRTEREIKKERMSNVRRSWGTEDRTEREIKKERMSNVRRSWGTEDRTERESKKERMSNVRRSWGTEDRTERESKKERMSNVRRSWGTEDRTEREIKKERMSNVRRSWGTEDRTEREIKKERMSNVRRSWGTEDRTEREIKKERVSNVRRSWGTEDRTERENKKERLSNVRRSWGTEDRTEREIKKERMSNVRRSWGTEDRTEREIKKERMSNVRRSWGTEDRTEREIKKERMSNVRRSWGTEDRTEREIKKERMSNVRRSWGTEDRTEREIKKERMSNVRRSWGTEDRTEREIKKERMSNVRRSWGTEDRTEREIKKERMSNVRRSWGTEDRTERESKKERMSNVRRSWGTEDRTEREIKKERMSNVRRSWGTEDRTEREIKKERMSNVRRSWGTEDRTEREIKKERMSNVRRSWGTEDRTERESKKERMSNVRRSWGTEDRTEREIKKERMSNVRRSWGTEDRTEREIKKERMSNVRRSWGTEDRTEREIKKERMSNVRRSWGTEDRTERESKKERMSNVRRSWGTEDRTERESKKERMSNVRRSWGTEDRTERESKKERMSNVRRSWGTEDRTERESKKERMSNVRRSWGTEDRTERESKKERMSNVRRSWGTEDRTEREIKKERMSNVRRSWGTEDRTERESKKERMSNVRRSWGTEDRTERESKKERMSNVRRSWGTEDRTERESKKERMSNVRRSWGTEDRTERESKKERMSNVRRSWGTEDRTERESKKERMSNVRRSWGTEDRTERESKKERVSNVRRSWGTEDRTERESKKERMSNVRRSWGTEDRTEREIKKERMSNVRRSWGTEDRTERESKKERMSNVRRSWGTEDRTERESKKERMSNVRRSWGTEDRTERESKKERMSNVRRSWGTEDRTERESKKERMSNVRRSWGTEDRTERESKKERMSNVRRSWATEDRTERESKKG; this is translated from the exons ATGGGAAGCActtggagagagaatgagagggagaggatgagtaacgtgaggaggtcgtggggaacagaagacaggacagaaagagagattaaaaaggagaggatgagtaacgtgaggag GTCGTGGGGAAcagaagacaggacagaaagagagattaaaaaggagaggatgagtaacgtgaggaggtcgtggggaacagaagacaggacagaaagagagagtaaaaaggagaggatgagtaacgtgaggaggtcgtggggaacagaagacaggacagaaagagagagtaaaaaggagaggatgagtaacgtgaggag gtcgtggggaacagaagacaggacagaaagagagattaaaaaggagaggatgagtaacgtgaggaggtcgtggggaacagaagacaggacagaaagagagattaaaaaggagaggatgagtaacgtgaggaggtcgtggggaacagaagacaggacagaaagagagagtaaaaaggagaggatgagtaacgtgaggag gtcgtggggaacagaagacaggacagaaagagagagtaaaaaggagaggatgagtaacgtgaggag gtcgtggggaacagaagacaggacagaaagagagattaaaaaggagaggatgagtaacgtgaggag GTCGTGGGGAAcagaagacaggacagaaagagagattaaaaaggagaggatgagtaacgtgaggaggtcgtggggaacagaagacaggacagaaagagagattaaaAAGGAGAGGGTGAGTAACGTGAGGAGGTCGTGGGGAAcagaagacaggacagaaagagagaataaaAAGGAGAGGTTGAGTAACGTGAGGAGGTCGTGGGGGAcagaagacaggacagaaagagagattaaaaaggagaggatgagtaacgtgaggaggtcgtggggaacagaagacaggacagaaagagagattaaaaaggagaggatgagtaacgtgaggaggtcgtggggaacagaagacaggacagaaagagagattaaaaaggagaggatgagtaacgtgaggaggtcgtggggaacagaagacaggacagaaagagagattaaaaaggagaggatgagtaacgtgaggaggtcgtggggaacagaagacaggacagaaagagagattaaaaaggagaggatgagtaacgtgaggaggtcgtggggaacagaagacaggacagaaagagagattaaaaaggagaggatgagtaacgtgaggag gtcgtggggaacagaagacaggacagaaagagagattaaaaaggagaggatgagtaacgtgaggaggtcgtggggaacagaagacaggacagaaagagagagtaaaaaggagaggatgagtaacgtgaggaggtcgtggggaacagaagacaggacagaaagagagattaaaaaggagaggatgagtaacgtgaggaggtcgtggggaacagaagacaggacagaaagagagattaaaaaggagaggatgagtaacgtgaggaggtcgtggggaacagaagacaggacagaaagagagattaaaaaggagaggatgagtaacgtgaggaggtcgtggggaacagaagacaggacagaaagagagagtaaaaaggagaggatgagtaacgtgaggaggtcgtggggaacagaagacaggacagaaagagagattaaaaaggagaggatgagtaacgtgaggaggtcgtggggaacagaagacaggacagaaagagagattaaaaaggagaggatgagtaacgtgaggaggtcgtggggaacagaagacaggacagaaagagagattaaaaaggagaggatgagtaacgtgaggaggtcgtggggaacagaagacaggacagaaagagagagtaaaaaggagaggatgagtaacgtgaggaggtcgtggggaacagaagacaggacagaaagagagagtaaaaaggagaggatgagtaacgtgaggag GTCGTGGGGAAcagaagacaggacagaaagagagagtaaaaaggagaggatgagtaacgtgaggaggtcgtggggaacagaagacaggacagaaagagagagtaaaaaggagaggatgagtaacgtgaggaggtcgtgggggacagaagacaggacagaaagagagagtaaaaaggagaggatgagtaacgtgaggaggtcgtggggaacagaagacaggacagaaagagagattaaaaaggagaggatgagtaacgtgaggaggtcgtggggaacagaagacaggacagaaagagagagtaaaaaggagaggatgagtaacgtgaggaggtcgtggggaacagaagacaggacagaaagagagagtaaaaaggagaggatgagtaacgtgaggag gtcgtggggaacagaagacaggacagaaagagagagtaaaaaggagaggatgagtaacgtgaggaggtcgtgggggacagaagacaggacagaaagagagagtaaaaaggagaggatgagtaacgtgaggag gtcgtggggaacagaagacaggacagaaagagagagtaaaaaggagaggatgagtaacgtgaggaggtcgtggggaacagaagacaggacagaaagagagagtaaaaagGAGAGGGTGAGTAACGTGAGGAGGTCGTGGGGAAcagaagacaggacagaaagagagagtaaaaaggagaggatgagtaacgtgaggaggtcgtggggaacagaagacaggacagaaagagagattaaaaaggagaggatgagtaacgtgaggaggtcgtggggaacagaagacaggacagaaagagagagtaaaaaggagaggatgagtaacgtgaggaggtcgtggggaacagaagacaggacagaaagagagagtaaaaaggagaggatgagtaacgtgaggaggtcgtggggaacagaagacaggacagaaagagagagtaaaaaggagaggatgagtaacgtgaggaggtcgtggggaacagaagacaggacagaaagagagagtaaaaaggagaggatgagtaacgtgaggaggtcgtggggaacagaagacaggacagaaagagagagtaaaaaggagaggatgagtaacgtgaggaggtcgtgggcaacagaagacaggacagaaagagagagtaaaaagGGATAG
- the LOC127915277 gene encoding general transcriptional corepressor trfA-like isoform X17 gives MGSTWRENERERMSNVRRSWGTEDRTEREIKKERMSNVRRSWGTEDRTEREIKKERMSNVRRSWGTEDRTERESKKERMSNVRRSWGTEDRTERESKKERMSNVRRSWGTEDRTEREIKKERMSNVRRSWGTEDRTEREIKKERMSNVRRSWGTEDRTERESKKERMSNVRRSWGTEDRTERESKKERMSNVRRSWGTEDRTEREIKKERMSNVRRSWGTEDRTEREIKKERMSNVRRSWGTEDRTEREIKKERVSNVRRSWGTEDRTERENKKERLSNVRRSWGTEDRTEREIKKERMSNVRRSWGTEDRTEREIKKERMSNVRRSWGTEDRTEREIKKERMSNVRRSWGTEDRTEREIKKERMSNVRRSWGTEDRTEREIKKERMSNVRRSWGTEDRTEREIKKERMSNVRRSWGTEDRTEREIKKERMSNVRRSWGTEDRTERESKKERMSNVRRSWGTEDRTERESKKERMSNVRRSWGTEDRTEREIKKERMSNVRRSWGTEDRTEREIKKERMSNVRRSWGTEDRTEREIKKERMSNVRRSWGTEDRTERESKKERMSNVRRSWGTEDRTERESKKERMSNVRRSWGTEDRTERESKKERMSNVRRSWGTEDRTEREIKKERMSNVRRSWGTEDRTERESKKERMSNVRRSWGTEDRTEREIKKERMSNVRRSWGTEDRTEREIKKERMSNVRRSWGTEDRTESEIKKERMSNVRRSWGTEDRTERESKKERMSNVRRSWGTEDRTERESKKERMSNVRRSWGTEDRTERESKKERMSNVRRSWGTEDRTEREIKKERMSNVRRSWGTEDRTERESKKERMSNVRRSWGTEDRTERESKKERMSNVRRSWGTEDRTERESKKERMSNVRRSWGTEDRTERESKKERMSNVRRSWGTEDRTERESKKERMSNVRRSWGTEDRTERESKKERVSNVRRSWGTEDRTERESKKERMSNVRRSWGTEDRTEREIKKERMSNVRRSWGTEDRTERESKKERMSNVRRSWGTEDRTERESKKERMSNVRRSWGTEDRTERESKKERMSNVRRSWGTEDRTERESKKERMSNVRRSWGTEDRTERESKKERMSNVRRSWATEDRTERESKKG, from the exons ATGGGAAGCActtggagagagaatgagagggagaggatgagtaacgtgaggaggtcgtggggaacagaagacaggacagaaagagagattaaaaaggagaggatgagtaacgtgaggag GTCGTGGGGAAcagaagacaggacagaaagagagattaaaaaggagaggatgagtaacgtgaggaggtcgtggggaacagaagacaggacagaaagagagagtaaaaaggagaggatgagtaacgtgaggaggtcgtggggaacagaagacaggacagaaagagagagtaaaaaggagaggatgagtaacgtgaggag gtcgtggggaacagaagacaggacagaaagagagattaaaaaggagaggatgagtaacgtgaggaggtcgtggggaacagaagacaggacagaaagagagattaaaaaggagaggatgagtaacgtgaggaggtcgtggggaacagaagacaggacagaaagagagagtaaaaaggagaggatgagtaacgtgaggag gtcgtggggaacagaagacaggacagaaagagagagtaaaaaggagaggatgagtaacgtgaggag gtcgtggggaacagaagacaggacagaaagagagattaaaaaggagaggatgagtaacgtgaggag GTCGTGGGGAAcagaagacaggacagaaagagagattaaaaaggagaggatgagtaacgtgaggaggtcgtggggaacagaagacaggacagaaagagagattaaaAAGGAGAGGGTGAGTAACGTGAGGAGGTCGTGGGGAAcagaagacaggacagaaagagagaataaaAAGGAGAGGTTGAGTAACGTGAGGAGGTCGTGGGGGAcagaagacaggacagaaagagagattaaaaaggagaggatgagtaacgtgaggaggtcgtggggaacagaagacaggacagaaagagagattaaaaaggagaggatgagtaacgtgaggaggtcgtggggaacagaagacaggacagaaagagagattaaaaaggagaggatgagtaacgtgaggaggtcgtggggaacagaagacaggacagaaagagagattaaaaaggagaggatgagtaacgtgaggaggtcgtggggaacagaagacaggacagaaagagagattaaaaaggagaggatgagtaacgtgaggaggtcgtggggaacagaagacaggacagaaagagagattaaaaaggagaggatgagtaacgtgaggag gtcgtggggaacagaagacaggacagaaagagagattaaaaaggagaggatgagtaacgtgaggaggtcgtggggaacagaagacaggacagaaagagagagtaaaaaggagaggatgagtaacgtgaggag gtcgtggggaacagaagacaggacagaaagagagagtaaaaaggagaggatgagtaacgtgaggaggtcgtggggaacagaagacaggacagaaagagagattaaaaaggagaggatgagtaacgtgaggaggtcgtggggaacagaagacaggacagaaagagagattaaaaaggagaggatgagtaacgtgaggaggtcgtggggaacagaagacaggacagaaagagagattaaaaaggagaggatgagtaacgtgaggaggtcgtggggaacagaagacaggacagaaagagagagtaaaaaggagaggatgagtaacgtgaggaggtcgtggggaacagaagacaggacagaaagagagagtaaaaaggagaggatgagtaacgtgaggaggtcgtgggggacagaagacaggacagaaagagagagtaaaaaggagaggatgagtaacgtgaggaggtcgtggggaacagaagacaggacagaaagagagattaaaaaggagaggatgagtaacgtgaggaggtcgtggggaacagaagacaggacagaaagagagagtaaaaaggagaggatgagtaacgtgaggaggtcgtggggaacagaagacaggacagaaagagagattaaaaaggagaggatgagtaacgtgaggaggtcgtggggaacagaagacaggacagaaagagagattaaaaaggagaggatgagtaacgtgaggaggtcgtggggaacagaagacaggacagaaagcGAGATTAAAAAGGAGAGGATGAGTAACGTGAGGAGGTCGTGGGGAAcagaagacaggacagaaagagagagtaaaaaggagaggatgagtaacgtgaggaggtcgtggggaacagaagacaggacagaaagagagagtaaaaaggagaggatgagtaacgtgaggaggtcgtgggggacagaagacaggacagaaagagagagtaaaaaggagaggatgagtaacgtgaggaggtcgtggggaacagaagacaggacagaaagagagattaaaaaggagaggatgagtaacgtgaggaggtcgtggggaacagaagacaggacagaaagagagagtaaaaaggagaggatgagtaacgtgaggaggtcgtggggaacagaagacaggacagaaagagagagtaaaaaggagaggatgagtaacgtgaggag gtcgtggggaacagaagacaggacagaaagagagagtaaaaaggagaggatgagtaacgtgaggaggtcgtgggggacagaagacaggacagaaagagagagtaaaaaggagaggatgagtaacgtgaggag gtcgtggggaacagaagacaggacagaaagagagagtaaaaaggagaggatgagtaacgtgaggaggtcgtggggaacagaagacaggacagaaagagagagtaaaaagGAGAGGGTGAGTAACGTGAGGAGGTCGTGGGGAAcagaagacaggacagaaagagagagtaaaaaggagaggatgagtaacgtgaggaggtcgtggggaacagaagacaggacagaaagagagattaaaaaggagaggatgagtaacgtgaggaggtcgtggggaacagaagacaggacagaaagagagagtaaaaaggagaggatgagtaacgtgaggaggtcgtggggaacagaagacaggacagaaagagagagtaaaaaggagaggatgagtaacgtgaggaggtcgtggggaacagaagacaggacagaaagagagagtaaaaaggagaggatgagtaacgtgaggaggtcgtggggaacagaagacaggacagaaagagagagtaaaaaggagaggatgagtaacgtgaggaggtcgtggggaacagaagacaggacagaaagagagagtaaaaaggagaggatgagtaacgtgaggaggtcgtgggcaacagaagacaggacagaaagagagagtaaaaagGGATAG